The proteins below come from a single Sander lucioperca isolate FBNREF2018 chromosome 20, SLUC_FBN_1.2, whole genome shotgun sequence genomic window:
- the LOC116052004 gene encoding histone H2B 1/2-like, translating into MPEPAVKAAKKGSKKAVTKTAGKKDKKRRKTRKESYAIYVYKVMKQVHPDTGISSKAMGIMNSFVSDIFERIAGEASRLAHYNKRSTITSREIQTAVRLLLPGELAKHAVSEGTKAVTKYTSSK; encoded by the coding sequence ATGCCTGAACCAGCAGTGAAAGCAGCCAAGAAGGGATCCAAGAAAGCGGTGACTAAGACCGCCGGCAAGAAGGacaagaagaggagaaagacCAGGAAGGAGAGCTACGCCATCTACGTCTACAAGGTGATGAAGCAGGTCCACCCCGACACCGGCATCTCCTCCAAGGCCATGGGCATCATGAACTCCTTTGTGAGCGACATCTTTGAGCGCATCGCCGGTGAGGCCTCCCGTCTGGCTCACTACAACAAGCGCTCCACCATCACTTCCCGGGAGATCCAGACCGCCGtgaggctgctgctgcccgGGGAGCTGGCCAAGCACGCCGTGTCTGAAGGCACCAAGGCCGTCACAAAGTACACCAGCTCCAAGTAA